The Mytilus galloprovincialis chromosome 4, xbMytGall1.hap1.1, whole genome shotgun sequence genome contains a region encoding:
- the LOC143072777 gene encoding uncharacterized protein LOC143072777, whose product MIQLFTKVQRMQTILTSFVMLSAFAGFGDLVILGDNCTRYKENETIPKICGIGRLCLSEGTDTLCKEWTCAKPSCSNPEVNQFVECGLYCKGTCNYGGKEHIQGKPFPSPYGQDTCWCGDNNVILCTHQYLTLENLCNSKKQQHTDNFFSTTRLGTLLSTSRTTTMRSSTLTPKQRATTPTSSIEVQNDCKHYTGSDTTPSINRICVPHGTSTVCKEWTCATPSCHNPKLNEQSICKAYCQGNCNYGGKQYEVGASFASPDGVNQCFCGENNLVMCTQFSYNLQSLCGISYKGSEARTTLLTVGARSQRVTTAEKWIHVPTDPITRGPATTQHAGSSVTRTTGWLHISGK is encoded by the exons atgatacaactattcaccaaagttcaaaGAATGCAAACCATACTTACTTCCTTCGTTATGCTGTCGGCTTTTGCTGGTTTTG gTGATCTCGTTATATTGGGAGATAATTGTACACGTTACAAGGAAAATGAAACAATCCCAAAAATCTGTGGTATAGGTAGGCTTTGTCTATCAGAAGGAACAGATACATTGTGCAAGGAATGGACATGTGCCAAACCAAGCTGTAGCAACCCAGAGGTGAACCAGTTTGTAGAGTGTGGTCTATACTGTAAAG gTACCTGCAATTATGGCGGGAAAGAACACATACAAGGAAAGCCATTCCCTTCACCGTATGGTCAAGATACATGTTGGTGTGGTGACAACAATGTGATACTTTGTACTCACCAGTACCTGACCTTAGAAAATCTTTGCAATTCTAAGAAACAGCAACATACTGATAATTTCTTCTCAACCACGAGACTTGGAACGTTATTATCGACATCACGGACAACAACGATGAGATCGAGCACATTAACACCCAAACAACGGGCTACAACACCAACGTCATCAATAGAAG TTCAAAATGATTGCAAACATTACACTGGAAGCGATACAACCCCTAGTATTAACCGCATATGTGTGCCACACGGTACCAGTACAGTGTGTAAGGAATGGACCTGTGCCACACCAAGTTGTCACAATCCGAAGTTAAATGAGCAAAGTATCTGTAAAGCCTATTGTCAAG GAAACTGCAACTATGGCGGGAAACAATATGAAGTTGGTGCATCATTTGCTTCACCAGATGGAGTTAACCAATGTTTCTGTGGAGAAAACAACTTGGTCATGTGTACACAGTTCTCATATAATTTGCAGAGTTTGTGTGGCATTAGTTATAAAG GTTCAGAAGCAAGAACTACATTACTAACAGTAGGAGCTAGATCTCAAAGGGTAACAACAGCTGAAAAATGGATACATGTTCCAA